Proteins encoded within one genomic window of Lactococcus garvieae:
- a CDS encoding DUF402 domain-containing protein, with the protein MNLPKEGDLVTIQSYKHDGSLHRTWRDTMILKTNENSIIGVNDHTLVTESDDRRWVTREPAIVYFHKKFWFNIIAMIREEGVSYYCNLASPFVLDNEALKYIDYDLDVKVFKDGEKKLLDVEEYERHKRQMNYSSEIDHILKENVKILVDWINNERGPFSKEYVDIWYNRYHQLKK; encoded by the coding sequence TTGAATCTTCCGAAAGAAGGCGACCTAGTCACGATTCAAAGCTATAAACATGATGGCAGTCTACATCGTACCTGGAGAGATACGATGATACTGAAAACAAATGAAAATTCAATTATTGGTGTAAATGACCACACACTTGTAACCGAGTCAGACGACCGTCGTTGGGTCACACGTGAACCTGCAATCGTTTATTTCCACAAAAAGTTTTGGTTTAACATCATTGCTATGATTCGTGAGGAAGGCGTCAGCTACTACTGCAACCTTGCGAGCCCCTTTGTCTTAGACAACGAGGCACTAAAATACATCGACTATGATCTCGATGTAAAAGTATTTAAAGATGGCGAGAAAAAACTCCTAGATGTTGAAGAATATGAACGTCATAAAAGACAGATGAACTATTCTTCCGAGATTGACCACATTTTAAAAGAAAACGTCAAAATTCTTGTTGATTGGATCAATAACGAACGAGGACCTTTTTCAAAAGAGTATGTTGATATCTGGTACAATCGCTATCATCAATTAAAAAAATAG
- a CDS encoding iron chaperone, protein MEFEDYFQDDDLMRLVRKTVLAVFPHAQERLSYGMPAWFDGKRVLLYAQNHKAHLGLYPRPAFIASHLEDLTKTYNCSKGTIKITHNIGEKQLKELVKTIILWNLKQDN, encoded by the coding sequence ATGGAATTTGAAGACTATTTTCAAGACGATGACCTCATGAGATTAGTAAGAAAAACAGTTTTAGCAGTCTTTCCCCACGCTCAAGAACGCCTTTCCTATGGTATGCCTGCTTGGTTTGATGGAAAGAGGGTTCTTCTCTATGCCCAGAATCACAAAGCACACTTGGGCCTTTATCCTCGCCCAGCATTTATTGCCTCACATCTAGAAGACTTAACTAAAACTTATAATTGCAGTAAAGGTACAATAAAAATTACTCATAATATTGGTGAAAAACAGCTTAAAGAATTAGTAAAAACGATTATACTGTGGAATTTAAAACAGGATAACTGA
- a CDS encoding pyridoxamine 5'-phosphate oxidase family protein, with translation MLTNKFKETLQYEGSVSLTSWGAEKTPHVTGTWISYLHLTSDERLLAPAAGMHHLEKDIKVNDTIFMMLGVREVEGKNGYQGIGFRLTGKARFISEGTEFEMMKEKYPFLREVLEITPIELEQLL, from the coding sequence ATGTTAACAAATAAATTTAAAGAAACACTGCAATACGAAGGTTCTGTGTCCCTTACTTCTTGGGGAGCGGAAAAAACACCTCATGTTACGGGAACTTGGATTTCCTACTTGCACCTCACTTCTGACGAAAGGTTACTTGCGCCTGCTGCGGGGATGCATCATCTTGAAAAAGACATCAAAGTGAATGATACAATTTTTATGATGCTTGGTGTGAGAGAAGTGGAAGGCAAAAATGGCTATCAGGGTATAGGCTTTAGACTAACAGGAAAAGCACGCTTTATTTCTGAAGGGACAGAGTTCGAAATGATGAAAGAAAAATACCCCTTCTTGAGAGAAGTATTAGAAATTACACCTATCGAGTTAGAACAGCTTTTATAA
- a CDS encoding phosphoesterase — MKKLALLSDLHLDVNKFTDTEVQVLVRTLQEQGVTDLHLVGDMSNEYKKITLPFINKLSDTFDISHNLGNHDMVHLSEKEIKAQDFSLKYFGDTLLISFHGWYDYSFTDAYSNDNLLAFKNSFYFDRKIHRQYSDPRTTKDTLFRLEKLLDNLDFDGRIIIAMHFVPHKAFTINTAYKKFERFNAYLGSEAFHQLFIKYPQITDVIFGHAHHRITSQSIDGILYHSRPLGYTYEWQMVSDFLQEFPEYRIEQDYHLRKRYQAIKELKLWQDFRSENLPKEFLSGLSFFDLPL, encoded by the coding sequence ATGAAAAAATTAGCTCTGCTCTCAGATTTGCATTTAGATGTTAATAAATTTACAGATACTGAAGTACAAGTTTTAGTACGCACTTTACAAGAGCAAGGCGTCACAGATTTGCATTTGGTAGGCGATATGTCTAATGAATATAAAAAAATTACATTACCTTTTATAAATAAACTTTCTGATACTTTTGATATTAGTCATAATCTTGGTAATCATGATATGGTTCATTTATCTGAAAAAGAAATCAAGGCACAAGATTTTTCCCTTAAATATTTCGGTGATACCCTGCTTATTAGTTTCCATGGTTGGTATGACTATTCTTTTACGGATGCTTACTCCAATGATAACTTGCTCGCTTTTAAAAATAGCTTTTACTTTGATCGTAAGATTCATCGACAGTACAGTGATCCACGTACGACTAAGGACACGCTTTTTAGACTAGAAAAACTTCTTGATAACTTGGATTTTGATGGTCGGATAATTATTGCCATGCACTTTGTCCCTCACAAAGCCTTTACTATCAATACAGCTTATAAAAAATTTGAACGCTTCAATGCTTATCTTGGTTCTGAGGCTTTTCATCAGCTCTTTATCAAATATCCTCAAATTACAGATGTCATTTTTGGACATGCGCATCATCGAATTACTTCTCAATCTATTGACGGCATTCTTTATCATTCTCGTCCTTTAGGTTATACTTATGAGTGGCAAATGGTCAGTGATTTTTTACAGGAATTTCCCGAATATCGGATTGAGCAGGATTACCACCTCCGCAAAAGATATCAAGCTATCAAAGAGCTCAAACTATGGCAAGATTTTCGCTCTGAAAATCTGCCCAAGGAGTTTTTAAGCGGCCTGAGCTTTTTCGATCTCCCGCTCTAA